One Nocardia sp. BMG111209 DNA segment encodes these proteins:
- a CDS encoding ferredoxin: MKVRVDPERCQGHTLCAMIAPKAFQLSEIDGHSTPVSEDVPADQEDAVREAVHSCPEQAISIY; encoded by the coding sequence ATGAAGGTTCGTGTCGATCCGGAGCGCTGCCAGGGCCATACGCTCTGCGCCATGATCGCTCCGAAAGCGTTCCAGCTCAGTGAAATCGACGGTCATTCGACCCCGGTGAGCGAAGACGTGCCCGCCGATCAGGAGGATGCGGTCCGCGAGGCCGTGCACTCCTGCCCGGAACAGGCCATCTCCATCTACTGA
- a CDS encoding cytochrome P450, whose amino-acid sequence MTVENGPAVTEQAAHRQPTFHFDRHTAEYREQFGDITRDMQEKCPVAWSETYDGHWVAAGNREVFELARCPHVSNENDFDNTRRGYKGISIPTPARARGVRGGILEMDGSEHRELRGALNPYLSPAAVNRWIPFVDEVVRAALDEKIESGRIDFVDELANIVPAVLTLAMLGIPLKKWVVYNEPVHAAVYTPPDSPDIDRVTALHAEMGRDLLTNYFEVKQNPRPGMIKAVAQSTMNGEPLPDMEALGMLGLIIGGGFDTTTALTAHSLEYLGQNPDSRELLSKERDLILDSATEEFLRYYTPAPGDGRTFDADVEVAGKEFKEGERLWLSWAMANRDPSIFENPDEIDLERKGNRHYSFGLGVHRCIGSNMARMVFKRMLLAVLDRMPDYVCDEEATVHYDTIGVIQGMRHLPATFTPGPRIGAGLDETLEKLQQICDEQQLAEPVTVRKDQAQI is encoded by the coding sequence GTGACCGTGGAGAACGGCCCCGCCGTGACCGAGCAGGCCGCACACCGACAGCCGACGTTCCATTTCGATCGGCACACCGCGGAATATCGTGAGCAGTTCGGCGATATCACCCGCGACATGCAGGAGAAGTGCCCCGTCGCGTGGTCGGAGACCTACGACGGGCACTGGGTGGCCGCGGGCAACCGCGAGGTGTTCGAACTCGCCCGTTGCCCCCACGTCTCCAACGAGAACGATTTCGACAACACCCGCCGCGGGTACAAGGGCATCTCGATTCCGACCCCGGCGCGTGCCCGTGGCGTGCGCGGCGGGATCCTCGAGATGGACGGGTCGGAGCACCGCGAGCTGCGCGGTGCGCTGAACCCGTATCTCTCACCGGCAGCGGTGAATCGGTGGATTCCGTTCGTGGACGAGGTCGTTCGCGCCGCTCTCGACGAGAAGATCGAGAGCGGCCGGATCGACTTCGTCGACGAACTGGCGAACATCGTTCCGGCGGTGCTCACCCTGGCGATGCTCGGCATCCCGCTGAAGAAGTGGGTCGTCTACAACGAGCCGGTGCACGCCGCCGTGTACACCCCGCCGGACTCGCCCGATATCGATCGGGTCACCGCCCTGCACGCCGAGATGGGCCGGGATCTGCTCACCAATTACTTCGAGGTGAAGCAGAATCCGCGTCCGGGCATGATCAAGGCCGTCGCCCAGTCCACCATGAACGGCGAGCCCCTCCCCGACATGGAGGCCCTGGGCATGCTGGGCCTGATCATCGGTGGTGGTTTCGACACCACCACCGCGCTGACGGCCCACTCCCTGGAGTACCTGGGCCAGAATCCGGACAGCCGCGAATTGCTCAGCAAGGAACGGGATCTGATTCTGGACTCGGCCACCGAGGAGTTCCTCCGCTACTACACGCCCGCCCCCGGCGACGGTCGAACCTTCGACGCCGACGTCGAGGTCGCGGGCAAGGAGTTCAAGGAGGGCGAGCGGCTGTGGCTGTCGTGGGCCATGGCGAACCGGGATCCCTCGATCTTCGAGAACCCGGACGAGATCGATCTGGAGCGGAAGGGTAACCGCCACTACAGCTTCGGTCTCGGCGTCCATCGCTGCATCGGGTCGAACATGGCCCGCATGGTGTTCAAGCGGATGCTGCTGGCCGTGCTGGACCGGATGCCCGACTACGTCTGCGACGAGGAGGCGACGGTGCACTACGACACCATCGGCGTCATCCAGGGCATGCGGCACCTGCCGGCCACGTTCACCCCGGGACCGAGAATCGGTGCCGGACTGGACGAGACGCTGGAGAAGCTCCAGCAGATCTGCGACGAGCAGCAGCTCGCCGAGCCGGTGACCGTCCGCAAGGACCAGGCACAGATCTGA
- a CDS encoding mycofactocin-coupled SDR family oxidoreductase has product MGRVEGKVAFVTGAGRGQGRSHAVKLAEEGADIIAIDICKQIETIQYPLSRPEDLEETVRLVEKTGRRIHAEQADVREAAALKAVLERGVAELGHLDIVVAQAGIAGMKGEPAWQAWSDVIDTNLIGVINAVQAALPYLDEGASIIATGSTAALMDASNKPQVGTDPGGVAYMVAKRLLSQYINDIATHLAARKIRANVVHPTNCNTPMLQSEPMYQSFRPDLEHPTKEDATPAFYVQQAMPVPWIEPEEISNMVLFLASDESRFVTGTQQRVDAGGYLKWYDYHV; this is encoded by the coding sequence GTGGGACGCGTTGAGGGCAAGGTCGCCTTCGTCACCGGCGCCGGGCGCGGTCAGGGCCGCAGCCATGCGGTCAAGCTGGCCGAAGAAGGCGCGGACATCATCGCCATCGACATCTGCAAGCAGATCGAGACGATCCAGTACCCGCTGTCGCGACCGGAGGATCTCGAGGAGACCGTGCGTCTCGTCGAGAAGACCGGCCGCCGGATCCACGCCGAGCAGGCCGACGTCCGCGAGGCCGCCGCGCTGAAGGCCGTGCTGGAGCGCGGTGTCGCCGAGTTGGGGCACCTCGACATCGTCGTCGCCCAGGCCGGCATCGCCGGTATGAAGGGCGAGCCGGCCTGGCAGGCCTGGTCGGACGTCATCGACACCAACCTGATCGGCGTCATCAACGCCGTGCAGGCCGCGCTGCCGTACCTGGACGAGGGCGCCTCCATCATCGCGACCGGCTCCACCGCCGCGCTGATGGACGCCTCCAACAAGCCGCAGGTCGGCACCGATCCGGGCGGCGTCGCCTACATGGTCGCGAAGCGCCTGCTGTCGCAGTACATCAACGACATCGCCACGCATCTCGCCGCGCGCAAGATCCGGGCCAATGTCGTGCATCCGACCAACTGCAACACCCCCATGTTGCAGAGCGAGCCGATGTACCAGTCGTTCCGGCCCGATCTGGAGCACCCGACCAAGGAGGACGCGACCCCGGCCTTCTATGTGCAGCAGGCGATGCCGGTGCCGTGGATCGAGCCCGAGGAGATCAGCAACATGGTGCTGTTCCTCGCCTCCGACGAGTCCCGGTTCGTCACCGGTACCCAGCAGCGGGTCGACGCCGGTGGTTACCTCAAGTGGTACGACTACCACGTCTAG